One segment of Sulfobacillus thermosulfidooxidans DSM 9293 DNA contains the following:
- the dxs gene encoding 1-deoxy-D-xylulose-5-phosphate synthase — protein METKLLASIQSPKDMRNWSILQLEELAKEIRRVIIETTAQTGGHIGASLGAVELAIALHYAYDTPQDKLIWDIGHQAYAHKLLTGRYQTFSTLRQLNGLSGFLKRRESEYDVWEAGHASTSLSAAMGIASARDLRHQKYRIVAVIGDGALTAGMAWEALNQIGQTKTNLVIVVNDNSMSIAPNVGAFSRYLTELRSAPAYTRMKQEIEQLLDSVPVFGGPLRKTIERVKDLLHHAVLPRNVFEELGFKYYGPIDGHNLSELIPVLRNAQLVDGPVVVHVITQKGRGYRPAEERPGEFHGPGPFEIQSGQFIKKPQPPSYSQVFSQTLIELAKTHPEIVAITAAMPDGTKLDLFQKAFPDRFFDVGIAEQHAATFAAGLAIGGMRPVFAVYSTFLQRAYDQVIHDICHQDLPVILGVDRAGIVGGDGATHQGVYDISFLRAVPNMEIAMGKDERELRQLLVSALDRPHPVALRYPRGASRGLDLTEPLKPLPWGQGEWLAHGGDATIIAIGPMVYHALTAREILAEEGYDIGVVNARFIKPLDTALLRQVVQETRAIVTLEEHVVAGGFGSAINEWLNAEAIELPILNAGLPDEFIDHGSASYYLNLYELNAEGLARRVRTWLPQTERAKK, from the coding sequence ATGGAAACAAAATTGCTGGCATCAATCCAATCCCCCAAAGACATGCGGAATTGGTCGATACTGCAACTAGAGGAATTAGCGAAAGAAATCCGCCGCGTGATTATTGAAACCACGGCCCAAACCGGAGGACACATCGGCGCGAGTTTAGGGGCTGTGGAACTCGCGATTGCTCTGCATTATGCTTATGATACACCCCAAGATAAGCTGATTTGGGATATTGGTCACCAGGCCTATGCTCATAAATTGTTGACGGGGCGCTATCAAACGTTTTCTACTCTCCGGCAATTAAACGGGTTGTCTGGTTTCCTCAAACGTCGCGAAAGTGAATACGATGTCTGGGAGGCTGGGCACGCCTCCACTTCGTTATCGGCGGCGATGGGGATTGCCAGTGCCCGCGACTTGCGTCACCAAAAATACCGCATCGTCGCGGTGATTGGCGATGGGGCCCTGACGGCTGGAATGGCATGGGAAGCGCTTAATCAAATCGGCCAAACCAAAACCAATTTAGTGATTGTGGTCAATGATAACTCGATGTCTATTGCCCCCAATGTAGGAGCTTTTTCACGCTATTTGACGGAATTGCGATCAGCTCCGGCGTATACGCGTATGAAACAAGAAATTGAACAATTACTGGATTCGGTCCCGGTATTTGGCGGGCCTCTTCGCAAAACCATTGAGCGGGTCAAGGATTTATTACACCATGCGGTTTTACCTCGCAATGTGTTTGAAGAATTAGGATTTAAGTATTATGGACCCATTGATGGTCATAATTTGTCCGAGCTGATTCCGGTCCTGCGCAATGCGCAATTGGTCGACGGGCCAGTTGTCGTGCATGTGATTACTCAAAAAGGTCGTGGCTACCGTCCAGCGGAGGAACGTCCTGGAGAATTTCATGGACCAGGGCCTTTTGAAATTCAATCCGGGCAGTTTATTAAAAAGCCCCAACCGCCATCCTATAGTCAGGTTTTCAGTCAAACCTTGATCGAATTGGCTAAGACACACCCCGAAATCGTGGCGATTACGGCGGCTATGCCCGACGGAACCAAACTCGATCTCTTTCAAAAAGCTTTTCCTGACCGGTTTTTTGATGTCGGTATTGCTGAGCAACATGCGGCCACATTTGCTGCAGGTTTGGCGATAGGCGGAATGCGTCCCGTATTTGCGGTTTATAGCACGTTTTTGCAAAGAGCTTACGACCAAGTGATTCACGACATTTGCCATCAGGATTTGCCGGTGATTTTGGGGGTAGACCGGGCTGGGATCGTGGGAGGAGACGGAGCGACCCACCAAGGTGTCTATGACATCAGTTTTCTGCGCGCGGTTCCGAACATGGAAATTGCTATGGGGAAAGATGAAAGGGAATTACGCCAGTTACTGGTGAGTGCCTTAGACAGGCCGCACCCGGTGGCACTGAGATATCCCCGGGGAGCAAGCCGCGGTTTAGACTTAACAGAACCGTTGAAGCCATTGCCATGGGGCCAAGGCGAATGGTTGGCTCATGGAGGCGACGCAACCATTATCGCGATAGGTCCCATGGTCTATCATGCCTTGACGGCACGAGAAATTTTGGCTGAAGAAGGTTATGATATCGGGGTCGTGAATGCCCGCTTCATTAAACCGCTTGATACCGCTCTATTGCGTCAAGTGGTGCAAGAAACCCGCGCCATTGTGACGCTCGAGGAACATGTGGTGGCTGGGGGATTCGGGTCAGCGATTAATGAATGGCTGAATGCCGAAGCTATCGAATTGCCGATTTTGAACGCGGGATTGCCCGATGAATTTATTGACCATGGATCTGCTAGTTACTACTTGAATTTATACGAACTCAATGCCGAAGGTCTAGCGCGGAGGGTCAGAACGTGGCTTCCTCAAACGGAAAGAGCCAAAAAATAG
- a CDS encoding TlyA family RNA methyltransferase has protein sequence MASSNGKSQKIDQGNQRLDRVMVDQGLVPTRSKAQALVMAGQVFVNGVKITKAGTLVNGDAKIEVQGSAHRYVSRGGLKLEAGLKHFGLDPQGWRIIDIGASTGGFTDCWLQHGASHVWAVDVGYGQLDWKLRNDDRVTVLEKTNARWLSAEMLGTRDLADAASIDASFISMELLLSPLRTLLKEEGWVIGLVKPQFEAGPEHVGKHGVVRDRQVHVDVLRRFMAYAQKLGFSVMGLTPSPIRGPEGNIEFLSLLSNRQPVTTTHSIDIIQVVDQAWDREEPH, from the coding sequence GTGGCTTCCTCAAACGGAAAGAGCCAAAAAATAGATCAGGGCAATCAACGCTTAGACCGTGTTATGGTTGACCAGGGACTGGTACCCACACGCTCTAAAGCTCAGGCCTTGGTTATGGCGGGACAGGTTTTTGTCAATGGCGTCAAAATTACCAAGGCTGGAACCCTGGTCAATGGGGACGCAAAGATTGAAGTTCAGGGGAGCGCTCACCGCTATGTGAGTCGTGGCGGTTTAAAATTGGAAGCCGGGTTAAAGCATTTTGGTTTAGATCCCCAAGGATGGAGAATAATCGATATCGGAGCATCCACAGGCGGATTTACTGACTGCTGGTTGCAACATGGGGCATCTCATGTCTGGGCTGTTGACGTGGGCTATGGACAACTTGACTGGAAGCTTCGCAATGATGACCGCGTAACGGTTTTGGAGAAAACCAATGCCCGCTGGTTGTCGGCTGAGATGTTGGGGACAAGAGACCTAGCGGACGCAGCATCAATTGATGCGTCTTTCATTAGCATGGAGCTGTTGCTGTCTCCTCTGCGGACCTTATTGAAGGAGGAAGGATGGGTTATTGGACTGGTCAAGCCGCAATTTGAAGCCGGCCCGGAGCATGTTGGCAAACATGGGGTGGTCAGAGACCGCCAGGTACATGTCGATGTGTTACGACGCTTCATGGCTTATGCGCAAAAATTGGGTTTTAGCGTCATGGGATTAACTCCGTCCCCTATCCGCGGCCCCGAGGGCAACATTGAGTTTTTGAGTCTTCTCAGTAATCGACAACCCGTGACGACGACGCACAGTATTGATATTATCCAAGTCGTGGATCAAGCATGGGACCGGGAGGAACCTCATTGA
- a CDS encoding NAD(+)/NADH kinase gives MKRLLIWPNTDKDQVRGLTGRISKWATDHGIDTIIPTALAEAVGYPDLGQDLDHVPEGSVDGIIVLGGDGTLLHAAKALAHLNCPILGVNLGHLGFLTEVEVPDLLPALTAMVNNQYDIDQRHLLTARVMRGHRELAHFEAMNDVVVTKGPFARLINLETFVDDAYVTTYPADGLIVASPTGSTAYSLSAGGPILSPALSVMVVTPICPHSFFDRSIVINGDQQVKIRVRAMHRDTLVTVDGQETYPLVDGDEVLVETSPTTIRLFRRPGWSFFQVLRGWRKGH, from the coding sequence TTGAAACGGCTGTTAATTTGGCCCAATACCGATAAGGATCAAGTCAGGGGATTGACCGGGAGAATTTCGAAATGGGCCACCGATCACGGTATCGATACCATAATTCCCACGGCTTTAGCCGAAGCGGTGGGATATCCTGATCTCGGCCAGGATCTGGATCATGTGCCAGAAGGTAGTGTCGACGGCATTATCGTCTTAGGCGGCGACGGAACACTTTTGCATGCAGCAAAAGCGTTGGCGCATCTCAATTGTCCAATTTTGGGAGTGAACCTGGGACATTTAGGCTTTTTGACAGAAGTTGAAGTGCCCGACTTGTTGCCTGCTTTGACTGCTATGGTGAATAATCAATATGACATTGATCAGCGTCACTTATTAACGGCGCGGGTGATGCGAGGACATCGCGAATTGGCTCATTTTGAAGCCATGAACGACGTCGTCGTCACCAAGGGCCCTTTTGCCCGGCTGATCAATCTCGAAACTTTTGTCGATGATGCCTATGTCACGACGTATCCTGCCGATGGACTGATTGTCGCGTCTCCGACAGGATCAACGGCATATTCATTATCGGCTGGTGGACCGATTTTGAGTCCGGCCTTGAGTGTCATGGTCGTAACGCCAATCTGTCCACATTCGTTTTTTGACCGTTCTATAGTCATCAATGGGGATCAACAAGTGAAAATCCGTGTTCGGGCCATGCACCGAGATACCTTGGTAACGGTGGATGGCCAAGAAACCTATCCCCTGGTGGATGGCGATGAAGTTTTAGTGGAAACCAGTCCGACCACCATCCGGCTGTTTCGTCGGCCGGGTTGGAGTTTCTTCCAAGTTTTAAGGGGCTGGCGAAAGGGGCATTAG
- the argR gene encoding arginine repressor, translating to MRHDKRTRQSLIQEIITTQPVETQEELSEILAAKGMPATQATISRDIKDLGLIKVPYQDSHRYALPDDRALGVTRDRLRRLLREVLTGYVVSENLVVVKTLTAGAEVVSEAIDKMDWPEVAGTLAGENTVLVVARSKEEAPILAKRLEELR from the coding sequence ATGCGTCATGATAAACGCACACGTCAATCATTAATTCAAGAAATCATTACGACACAACCCGTAGAGACGCAAGAAGAACTGTCGGAAATTTTAGCAGCCAAAGGGATGCCGGCAACCCAGGCCACAATCTCCCGTGATATCAAAGATTTAGGGTTAATTAAGGTGCCATACCAAGATTCTCACCGCTATGCCTTGCCCGACGACCGGGCGCTTGGGGTGACTCGTGACCGCCTCCGTCGTTTATTGCGGGAAGTCTTAACCGGATATGTTGTCAGTGAGAACTTGGTTGTGGTTAAGACCTTAACAGCAGGGGCAGAAGTGGTCTCGGAAGCCATCGATAAAATGGATTGGCCGGAAGTGGCTGGTACCTTAGCGGGTGAAAACACGGTATTAGTCGTAGCCCGGTCTAAAGAAGAAGCGCCGATATTGGCGAAACGGTTAGAAGAGTTACGTTGA
- a CDS encoding DNA repair protein RecN, whose product MLTALNVENFGLIHHADVTFDKGFTAVTGESGAGKSLLLTAIPAVFGLSGTADQVGPFGNSFRIRAAFSVSPADLLWNVLRQWGIEEDDTLIIQRDMTAEGRSTYRVQGQIVTRQVLRELAPELIDFSGQHHALRLFDSSPLLLWLDHYAQLEPLRSQVETAYHAWRKQKAAHAELTANVPDAHIIASKRQEVEELLQLHLDAEEEERLSRELTRLHSRQRLLEILHTIEQDLDNAESGNVVSLLGRIARNVENLMRLDADAMSLGSLVDQTISVVDELRLALNEWASHLDQEPGQLEALESRANELAKVKRRYNMGIDELVRYTETLQQDLEKWENFEWELHIAERKLRDAESEYMHRAEELSKQRRVAAEDVSGKLSELVHEMEMPASQVRFVLETNEPAQWGLDHAAIFYASSAQQDMKPATKVASGGELARLALAMAVLGGSHGGATLIFDELDAGLGGQSAARVGRLLRSLGEHRQVIVISHQPSVAANAHSQWIVVKTPDENGVRSIVKCVENHDREQEIARMLSGQSDAMATSHARHLLEWGKRGD is encoded by the coding sequence ATGCTAACCGCATTAAACGTAGAAAACTTCGGCTTGATTCACCATGCTGATGTGACTTTTGATAAGGGATTTACTGCGGTAACGGGTGAATCCGGGGCAGGAAAATCCTTGCTACTGACGGCTATTCCCGCGGTCTTTGGCCTGTCGGGAACGGCTGATCAGGTTGGTCCTTTTGGCAATAGTTTTCGCATTCGGGCAGCTTTTTCAGTGTCCCCTGCTGATCTTTTGTGGAATGTGCTTCGTCAATGGGGAATTGAAGAAGACGATACCTTAATTATTCAGCGGGATATGACCGCTGAAGGGCGATCCACATACCGGGTCCAGGGACAAATCGTTACCCGTCAGGTGCTACGGGAGTTGGCTCCGGAACTTATTGATTTTAGCGGGCAACACCATGCTTTACGTTTATTTGATTCCAGCCCGTTATTATTGTGGCTCGACCATTATGCCCAGCTAGAACCCTTGCGCTCACAAGTCGAAACAGCTTATCATGCGTGGCGTAAGCAAAAAGCTGCACACGCCGAGTTGACGGCGAATGTCCCAGATGCGCATATCATTGCGTCCAAGCGCCAAGAGGTTGAAGAATTGCTGCAACTCCACTTAGATGCCGAAGAAGAAGAACGCTTAAGTCGTGAGTTAACCCGGTTACACTCTCGCCAACGCCTCTTAGAAATTTTACACACCATAGAGCAGGATTTGGATAATGCCGAATCAGGTAATGTGGTCAGCTTGTTAGGCCGAATTGCGCGGAATGTGGAGAATTTAATGCGTCTGGATGCTGATGCCATGTCACTGGGAAGTCTTGTTGACCAGACGATTAGTGTGGTCGACGAGTTGCGACTCGCTCTTAATGAATGGGCTAGCCATCTCGATCAAGAACCAGGACAATTGGAAGCACTTGAGAGTCGCGCTAACGAATTGGCAAAAGTCAAACGCCGCTACAATATGGGAATTGATGAATTAGTACGGTATACTGAAACGTTGCAGCAGGATCTTGAGAAATGGGAAAACTTTGAATGGGAACTCCATATTGCCGAACGCAAACTTCGTGACGCAGAAAGCGAATATATGCATCGGGCAGAGGAACTATCGAAGCAACGGCGGGTGGCAGCTGAGGATGTTAGTGGAAAGTTGTCGGAACTCGTTCATGAAATGGAAATGCCAGCGTCCCAAGTGCGCTTTGTTCTAGAAACAAATGAACCGGCGCAGTGGGGCCTCGATCATGCTGCCATTTTCTACGCCTCCTCGGCGCAGCAAGACATGAAACCCGCAACCAAAGTGGCTTCGGGTGGTGAATTGGCTCGCCTGGCATTGGCCATGGCCGTGTTAGGTGGAAGTCATGGTGGAGCGACTTTGATATTTGATGAGCTAGATGCGGGGCTGGGCGGGCAAAGTGCTGCTCGCGTGGGCCGTCTCTTGCGGTCATTGGGCGAGCATCGTCAAGTGATTGTAATTAGCCACCAGCCGTCAGTGGCCGCTAACGCGCATTCTCAGTGGATCGTGGTGAAGACTCCAGATGAGAATGGGGTGCGGTCCATTGTGAAATGTGTTGAAAATCACGACCGGGAACAAGAAATCGCCAGAATGCTGAGTGGACAATCTGATGCAATGGCAACTTCGCACGCACGACATTTGCTGGAATGGGGAAAACGGGGGGATTAA
- a CDS encoding divergent PAP2 family protein: MQWLLDSNRVLVSAVTAAVTAQLLKFLIYVVSRHEPRYDRLVGAGGMPSSHSAMVVALVSSIGYQYGWRSGEFAISAVFGLIVLYDAIHVRRVVGLQSRYLNLVSRSEYVADIDRDFPEFVGHTPWEVAAGTIWGLIISKFFY, translated from the coding sequence TTGCAATGGCTCCTGGACAGCAACCGCGTGCTCGTCAGCGCGGTCACTGCCGCAGTGACTGCACAACTGTTGAAATTTCTGATTTACGTGGTATCCCGTCATGAACCGCGTTATGACCGCCTGGTTGGTGCTGGGGGCATGCCCTCGTCCCATTCCGCCATGGTCGTTGCTTTGGTCTCATCAATTGGATATCAGTACGGCTGGCGGTCGGGAGAATTTGCGATCAGTGCTGTTTTTGGCCTCATTGTGCTTTATGACGCGATCCATGTGCGGCGTGTGGTAGGGCTGCAATCTCGGTATCTTAATCTGGTGTCCCGCTCAGAATACGTCGCAGATATCGACCGGGATTTTCCGGAGTTTGTGGGCCATACCCCCTGGGAAGTGGCTGCCGGCACGATTTGGGGTCTGATTATTAGTAAATTCTTTTATTAA